Within Carassius gibelio isolate Cgi1373 ecotype wild population from Czech Republic chromosome A21, carGib1.2-hapl.c, whole genome shotgun sequence, the genomic segment TTGACTGTTTTTAaagttatacaaaataaataaaaaacaaaattgagAAACTGTGTTAGAAAATGCCTTTTTTAGAGGATTATGCAATTAAAGATCTGTTAGGTTATTTGTTAGGTAAAGGGATCTTATAAAAACCAGCAGGACGAAgggaattttaataatttcatcaaTTGTGATGGTTAAATTTGAGAAGAGCAAAACAATGgacataatttatatttacagAACTTATACAAGTAATAATGAGGCAAGCTTACTGGCATACCTTTTAATCCACAGTATCTTGACCCTGTGCTTGTGGAACAAAGTAATTTCATGTTATAATAGCTACGTTATCTAAATCTACACTATCTGTTTGAAGCCTTATCTGTCCTTAAATGACACTCCTGTTACATAAATAATTTATGCaacgtttaaaataattaaactttaatGATCAAGAGAGACAGGCTTGATTTTCTTGGTACTTCATTCATATTGCATTATTTTCTCCTcatctgctttttatttttttgaaaggaaCAACTAAAAAGGGACGGCAGAAACAGAGGATATCATCAGTTCCTTTATCAAACATTCATGTCTTCAACTTGTCATTTacataaagtaatacattttaggAAAGAAACATCAAGTACAGTCGAGGCCAGACTTATTAACCCGCAGTGCAATTCGCAGAGAAACACATAAAGGTGAAATACCTGTTGGctataataaatgtatacttGAACATCAAACAAAGCTGCTGAACTTGTGAAAAGCGTAGACCTGTTTTAATTCAGGACTGTGAAATAAGATGCATGCTTCAGTGAAATGCTAAACAATTTAAAGATTGTGGCCCTGTTTTCTTCGGGAGTTTGGGGATATAGTTGTTGCCTTAATGAAAGACAGTCTGCCTCCATCGTTTGTCATGCTGGAAGGGCCAGAGGCTGTCCCTTATGGCAGTCTTGAAAGGGGTGGGCTCCACACTCAGGCCAAGGAGCTCCAAACGTGAGCACTCTAACTGGGCGTTTTGTGGCCTTTGGGCCCCTGCTCCAGCAGGCTGCTCtgtcatctacacacacacatacatataccaGGTTAATGACCAAAAGTGatcaaaatggatcatgacgaaACCAAAGTTAAGAGAAAAGATATGACTTCAAAAAATTTCTTCAACCAGAAGGCAGCATGTTTACATGAACGGACCACATTCTACATATAGCTATAACATGCATATGGTTACAGGCAAGGGTAGGGAATGCACTGCATATACAGTATGCACTGAATGACAGAGGATATATTGAGGGCatcttttcagctttttgtttacTCACTGGTATTAGATGACTGCTGGGCAGGTTGAAAGCATCTGCTATTGCACAGGCAATCTCATATTTGGTCATCTGCTCTTTGGCAGAGTAATGGAAGATTCCACGGAGTGAAGAGTCCTGAGGGCAACAGAAACATGATGTACTGAAACGAGTGGTTAAGGTGATTCTGGACTTAACTATATCCAGTAGATCATACATCGTGGATCTTCTCCACAGAGACACCAGTAGTTACTTTGGTGACATTTCGTTTAATCCAGCTCTTGACCTAAACTGAGCTCGACACCCCTGCTGTAAAGGCTCACCTGAAGGGCTCTCTCAGCCATGTTCCGGCAGACACGAGCTACATCATTAGTGTAAGTGGGGAAGCGTTGCTGACAGTGGTCTATGGTGCAGCTCTCAGCTCCCTCCTGAACACGGTCCCACAACACGGTCACTGCGCTCTCTTCAACCTTCTCCACCTCTCCAAACAGAATGGGCACTCGTAGTACAGCTGCACCTGCTCAGAGCAACAGACAAACAACAGAGATTGTTTTTAAACGGAATATACATTTAATGCTCTCCTAATAATATACAGTAGTAGGCTTACCTCTATAAATGACAGACAATAAAGCCTACTGTATCTTATTTGATCTGCAAATATTTAAGGCCTCTAAATTAACAaaatgatcaaaactttgctgaaaaaacatgtttaacaCAATttactgatttctttttttttttaccgatgTTGCCCAGCCCTGCTTAAGATCCTTTCAGATGTGGTTGAAAAACATCATACCTGGGCAGTGTCTGAGAATCTCCCTTTCGCCTTCTAGCTTGGACTTCCCATACAAATTCAAAGGATTGGGAGCATCGTTTTCTCCATAGGGAGGATTACGTCCATCAAAAACGTAATCTGTGCTGATGTAGATGAGGAAGATACCACCTGTGGGAAAGGATTATGAACTTTACTgtgcaaatgtgcatttttaactATATAGAATACAGATTTGTCACACTACTAACCTGCTTCTTTGGCCAGAGAAGCACAAGCATGCACATTCAGGTTCATGGCTGCTTCAGTATGACGCTCCACCACATCTGGCCTCCTCTCAGCAGCACAGTGCACAATAACATGAGGCTGACATTCACAAAACAAAGAAATTACTTATGACACATCAAACATGTACCTTGTGAATAAatattgcaaataataataataaatgtgataTTGGTAGAAGAATAGTAGTGGGTGATCTTACTGGTTAGGGTAATGAGTTACCTGAAACCCCTGAATGGCCCCTCGCACTGCGTCTTCATCCAGGAGATTACACTTCAGGAAATAAGGCCGGGCACGGTTGTACCCCGACCCCAAAGCATCCCAGTCATTGTTCTTGAACTCTTTGTAAACAGCACGGCCCAGTAGACCCGTGGCGCCAGTCACAAGCACACGCCGGTATGGAGTGTACACTTCATCCTAAATGACAGAACCAAGTACATTTACCCTAAAAGTATGCATACACAGCTATGTtttgcacattttcattttaagatgTCAGATGTTCAATAAACATTTAGATAatatttttaagatgtttatggCTTAGAATGTatgtgaaactactttgtttattAGATGTTTGTAGTAGACAGATTATTTCCAGATGAAGCAATCTGGGTGAGTggcatgtttattaatttataactGTTGGACAAATCCATTAATGCAACACGTTTCACAACACTTATGTTCCTTGTATCTGTTGGATGTTTGTAGTAGACAACATATGCAATCGGGGTGTTTAGCATGTTTTTTAATACTCGATTCTTGGAAAAGTTAATAAATTGGATGCATTTTATAACGCATGCGATTGTTGAGTCTATGAGatggtttgatttatttatatattttaaatccttGATAGAACGATATCAAGTCAGAGATGTGATTGACAGACTAAGAACCAATGAGAGTCGTCCCTCACAGACTCTGGACAAGCCCCTACAACATCATTCGCAGTTGATATCAATTCGCGGGATCTAATGACGACTGAAGGAAAAAAACAGTGTCGATGAGTAACGTTTTTTGTGTGCCCACACTGCAAACAGCAAAACAATCGAAGATAGGTAAGATATTACAACGTTCTTGAGAAGTTGAGAAGTATCTATCGTCGTGTACGAGCTGTATTAGTGAAGTTAAAGTTTAGTGGAGTTTAAGTGGAGTTCGTGATACTAGACGACAATTTACCTCAGATGTTGGATAGTCACTTATTTCAGTGTGTGAGGTAACTTATAAAGACATTGTCTTTGTAATTGAAATAAGCCATGTTGGTTGTTATTGTAAGAAGGAATTCCACTTTTTGGACCAAGAACTGGACGCATACATTagtgtatttatatttgtatgacGATACAGAAATTGCCTTGGAACGTTACATTACATTGGTGTTAAACTAGCATCATTTTCAGCCTCATGCATGCAAACGCCCCTAGCCTTTCACAACCAGCTTACTTTAAccctctaaataataataataataataataataataaatttgcaGACGCTTGAAACCTGCAGCCTCACAAGCCCACACTCGAAATATCTCGATGCTGAAGCTGCTGCGCTCAGGTGTTTATTTAATAAGCCGCTGAAGCGTCACCCTCAGgacattttgtgaatttttggTTGTAGAAAGTTCTCTCATTATATATGCTCACAGTCTATTTACACACGTTATTGGCATAGATGATATATTTGCTCTTGACAGAcatgcatttttaattacattttaattatttaagctgaatttgaacagatgcagtttGGTTTTCCATTGTTTTATATCTGCACATTTAGAGTTTAATACTGAAACCACTCATCTATAATATAGATAAGTGAATTCAACTCTAAATCAACTTACTTACATGGGACTTACCACCAGATGGCTTAAATGGCACTGTACACATCATCACCACACATCAGTTTTTatatcccaaaaatgaaaaatatcgtAATGAGCATTATCTGTAAAAAAATTTCAGGTAACGCTAATattcattatagtttttaaagtGCTGGTAACCAATTAAAATTCCAAAAAACCAATTATTCAGTTGCGTTTATTTGCTCGCTACTGAATCTTAACTATGCTATAACAATAACacgatttgtatttctttttgtgtTAAACAAGAAAGTTATACAGTACGTGTCGCCTTGgattataaggtattcattttaattaaagtagCTTTTGGCTTATATACCATGGAGGTGCATCTTTAGAAAAGGATCAAACGGTCTTACCTGAACAAGCTCAACGTGCCCGGGTTTAAAATGTATCTGAAGCTCTTTATCTCTGATACTCATTTCAGTGTGGCTACAGTTATCATATCCTGGAGGAGAGACCTCTATTTCTAATGCTCCACTCAATCCTTAAACCCTTTTGGAACGGCTGGCTCGTGCTGTCAAATTAGGCCCACGTCCGGTTTGATCTATAGAGCATACGCACGCAAGGCTGACACCTGTTTATGTTCTGGAGATTCGTGAATCTCTATGCCATCCGTGTAGCGTAAACAGCagctttttttcaaaacaaagaaaGGTGTTCTAGCGCATCATAGCTGCGCACTTTTGCGCAGTCCATATGCAGCTGAGATTCGCGTTAGTAGCCGTTTCATCCACAAAGTCTTGCGGTATCTAAGACTATCGTCAATATCACATTGCGGCATATTCGCAAATGAATATGTATACGAATGACAAAATAGTGAAACACTCTATAGGAGTAAAACTTGAAAACAGATTAACGGCAGAAGAAGAACTAGTTCCTCGAAACAGACCGAAGTCCGCCGATACAAAGCTAATGTTTCCAAACAGCTTGAAATCGTACAAATTTCGTAATCACTCAGAAACGCAGATTTCTATAAAGTGAACGACGTTTTAATAAACCATCTACCAAAGAATGGATTTAACTGTTTTAATAGCTTTGTACAGAGATCCAGCTTAACATTTCTAAAGAACAAACATTAAAGGCTACATTAAACCACACAAATGCAATTTAAATCCGTTTAAAATGTACCTGATCGTCCCCGTAGTTAAAACCAGGCATATTTGGAATATATGCAGGTGTAGTGTGAAGCCTTTAGcatgaaaatgttatttcaagtcCTTGTTCTGCAGCTACAATAGTGATTTCAGTATAAAAGTCCTAGTCTGTTTTTGTATAGAAGTCCcaactttttattttctatttgtttacttattatttattttagtagaaGATCTGGTTTTATTGGAGTTAAATtaagtaataaacaaaaaaataatattaacaacactatttaacccccccccccccccccatcttttag encodes:
- the LOC127941653 gene encoding methionine adenosyltransferase 2 subunit beta isoform X1, with the protein product MSIRDKELQIHFKPGHVELVQDEVYTPYRRVLVTGATGLLGRAVYKEFKNNDWDALGSGYNRARPYFLKCNLLDEDAVRGAIQGFQPHVIVHCAAERRPDVVERHTEAAMNLNVHACASLAKEAGGIFLIYISTDYVFDGRNPPYGENDAPNPLNLYGKSKLEGEREILRHCPGAAVLRVPILFGEVEKVEESAVTVLWDRVQEGAESCTIDHCQQRFPTYTNDVARVCRNMAERALQDSSLRGIFHYSAKEQMTKYEIACAIADAFNLPSSHLIPMTEQPAGAGAQRPQNAQLECSRLELLGLSVEPTPFKTAIRDSLWPFQHDKRWRQTVFH
- the LOC127941653 gene encoding methionine adenosyltransferase 2 subunit beta isoform X2, whose product is MPGFNYGDDQDEVYTPYRRVLVTGATGLLGRAVYKEFKNNDWDALGSGYNRARPYFLKCNLLDEDAVRGAIQGFQPHVIVHCAAERRPDVVERHTEAAMNLNVHACASLAKEAGGIFLIYISTDYVFDGRNPPYGENDAPNPLNLYGKSKLEGEREILRHCPGAAVLRVPILFGEVEKVEESAVTVLWDRVQEGAESCTIDHCQQRFPTYTNDVARVCRNMAERALQDSSLRGIFHYSAKEQMTKYEIACAIADAFNLPSSHLIPMTEQPAGAGAQRPQNAQLECSRLELLGLSVEPTPFKTAIRDSLWPFQHDKRWRQTVFH
- the LOC127941653 gene encoding methionine adenosyltransferase 2 subunit beta isoform X3, encoding MPGFNYGDDQDEVYTPYRRVLVTGATGLLGRAVYKEFKNNDWDALGSGYNRARPYFLKCNLLDEDAVRGAIQGFQPHVIVHCAAERRPDVVERHTEAAMNLNVHACASLAKEAGGIFLIYISTDYVFDGRNPPYGENDAPNPLNLYGKSKLEGEREILRHCPGAAVLRVPILFGEVEKVEESAVTVLWDRVQEGAESCTIDHCQQRFPTYTNDVARVCRNMAERALQDSSLRGIFHYSAKEQMTKYEIACAIADAFNLPSSHLIPMTEQPAGAGAQRPQNAQLECSRLELLGLSVEPTPFKTAIRDSLWPFQHDKRWRQTVFH